The proteins below are encoded in one region of Methanomassiliicoccus luminyensis B10:
- a CDS encoding DUF2769 domain-containing protein, giving the protein MRSLQDLNRLTPEKRKAEIAAMRTRCPCQKCPTYTECAGDRDEKLFCFYGRSPDCISRELKCICPKCPVHDEFGFRKLHYCTRGGESTAPKRF; this is encoded by the coding sequence ATGCGAAGCCTTCAGGACCTCAACAGGCTCACCCCAGAGAAGCGCAAGGCCGAGATCGCGGCCATGCGGACCAGGTGCCCGTGCCAGAAATGCCCCACCTACACCGAGTGCGCCGGGGACCGCGACGAAAAGCTGTTCTGCTTCTACGGGCGCTCCCCCGACTGCATATCCAGGGAGCTGAAGTGTATCTGCCCCAAGTGCCCGGTGCACGATGAGTTCGGGTTCCGGAAGCTTCATTATTGCACCAGGGGCGGGGAGAGCACCGCCCCCAAGCGATTCTGA
- a CDS encoding ABC transporter permease, with translation MATVNERGPGAGERRFGGARSSLAPVLRERRRWFAALRKNRLAMAGLALVLFILAIAVAAPLLAPPVGDGNPLEVPKDMERPALPKPPGAQGIIDGKTTTFIFGTGQYGEDIYYGIVWGARTSLYISMAVVGAALLLGIAVGALAGYRGGLVDEVLMRLTDVFMALPALIMALAIVAVLGNSIENVILALVITWWPAYARIMRGQVMSVKNSGYVEAARAIGAGRGRILFRHIVPNSISPLMVQATMDIGMVVLVAAALSFIGFNHPDMAEWGRMVASGQSYILSQVPYPYPDGAMHNPWWMWAIPGAFIFIMVMGFNLLGEGLRDAMDPRRVKRR, from the coding sequence ATGGCCACGGTGAACGAGCGCGGTCCCGGGGCGGGGGAGAGGAGGTTCGGCGGGGCACGGTCGTCCCTGGCCCCCGTGCTGAGGGAGCGCCGGCGCTGGTTCGCCGCCCTGAGGAAGAACAGGCTGGCCATGGCCGGCCTCGCGCTGGTGCTGTTCATCCTGGCTATCGCCGTGGCCGCGCCCCTGCTGGCCCCGCCGGTGGGGGACGGGAACCCCCTAGAGGTGCCCAAGGACATGGAGCGGCCCGCTCTCCCCAAGCCTCCGGGGGCCCAGGGGATAATCGACGGGAAGACCACCACCTTCATCTTCGGCACCGGGCAGTACGGTGAGGATATCTACTACGGCATCGTGTGGGGCGCGAGGACCTCGCTGTACATCTCCATGGCGGTAGTGGGGGCGGCCCTGTTGCTCGGCATCGCCGTGGGAGCGCTCGCGGGGTACCGCGGCGGGCTGGTCGACGAGGTGCTGATGCGCCTCACCGACGTGTTCATGGCCCTGCCCGCCCTGATAATGGCCCTGGCCATCGTGGCGGTGCTGGGGAACAGCATCGAGAACGTGATACTCGCCCTGGTCATCACGTGGTGGCCCGCTTACGCCAGGATCATGCGCGGCCAGGTGATGTCGGTGAAGAACAGCGGGTACGTGGAGGCAGCGAGAGCGATCGGGGCCGGCCGCGGGAGGATACTGTTCCGCCATATCGTGCCGAACTCCATTTCCCCGCTGATGGTCCAGGCCACCATGGACATCGGCATGGTGGTGCTGGTGGCCGCGGCCCTTTCCTTCATCGGCTTCAACCATCCGGACATGGCGGAATGGGGCCGCATGGTCGCTTCAGGACAGAGCTATATCCTTTCCCAGGTCCCCTACCCGTACCCTGACGGAGCGATGCACAACCCCTGGTGGATGTGGGCCATACCGGGGGCGTTCATATTCATCATGGTGATGGGCTTCAACCTCCTCGGGGAGGGGCTGAGGGACGCCATGGACCCCCGGAGGGTGAAGAGGAGATGA
- a CDS encoding glycosyltransferase has translation MDAASGSPLVSIVIPTYMEEKYLPDTLASIRAQKVSFSYEILVADAHSPDRTQAIAEEFGGKVVLCPKSTVAEGRVLGAREARGDILIFTTGDNRYVEGWLENMVKPFEDESVAVVIGKIMFNGGTKYEDLFSEKVLFPASVFLSKIGIYYAHGEAFAIRRSVYDKVGGIDPALVTADDTDLAMKSAKVGKIMYSEVATVLTSRRRIEEWGTAYFLCFHVTNFFLTNLFKKPLGTYEVIR, from the coding sequence ATGGACGCCGCTAGTGGGAGCCCCCTCGTCAGCATCGTGATACCGACGTACATGGAGGAGAAGTACCTCCCGGACACCCTCGCCTCCATCCGGGCCCAAAAGGTGAGCTTTTCCTACGAGATACTGGTGGCCGACGCCCACAGCCCCGACCGCACCCAGGCCATCGCCGAAGAGTTCGGAGGCAAGGTGGTCCTGTGCCCCAAGAGCACGGTGGCAGAAGGCCGCGTGCTGGGCGCCAGAGAGGCCCGGGGCGACATATTGATATTCACCACCGGGGACAACCGGTACGTGGAGGGCTGGCTGGAGAACATGGTGAAGCCCTTCGAGGACGAATCGGTCGCGGTGGTGATAGGCAAGATCATGTTCAACGGGGGCACCAAGTACGAGGACCTGTTCAGCGAGAAGGTCCTCTTCCCGGCCTCGGTGTTCTTGTCCAAGATCGGCATCTATTATGCTCATGGGGAAGCGTTCGCCATCAGAAGGTCGGTGTACGATAAGGTCGGGGGGATCGATCCCGCCCTGGTCACCGCCGACGATACTGACCTTGCGATGAAGTCGGCCAAGGTCGGCAAGATCATGTACTCCGAGGTAGCGACGGTGCTCACTTCCAGGCGGCGCATCGAGGAGTGGGGGACCGCGTACTTCCTATGCTTCCACGTCACCAACTTCTTCCTGACCAATCTGTTCAAGAAGCCGCTGGGGACCTACGAGGTCATCCGATGA
- a CDS encoding ABC transporter ATP-binding protein, giving the protein MSEMLMEARGLVKHFPVRSGGLAGRDVVRAVDGVDLAVRKGETVGLVGESACGKTTLGRMALHLIAPTEGNVYWNMPPEVRERMLELEPGPERKSPSRELEVINREYSLGRMGAKKLRLIRKDMQMVFQDPYGSLDPRMLVKDIVGEPLVVHKAAKGTELRSRVLDLLGTVGLGPEHLYRYPHEFSGGQRQRVGIARALALDPEFLVLDEPTSALDVSVQAQTLNLLNDLQDRLGLSYLFISHDLSVVRYMCDRVNVMYLGKIVESAPKEELFAHPRHPYTGALLSSIPDPERPRAHAPLPGEVPSPADLPVGCRFRTRCPCRQPICEREEPGLCECKPGHWVACHFWDRADPPLTDGRDRG; this is encoded by the coding sequence ATGAGCGAGATGCTCATGGAGGCCAGGGGTCTGGTCAAGCACTTCCCGGTGCGCTCCGGCGGCCTGGCCGGCCGGGATGTGGTAAGGGCGGTGGACGGCGTGGACCTCGCCGTGCGCAAGGGGGAGACGGTCGGGCTGGTCGGCGAGTCCGCCTGCGGGAAGACCACCTTGGGAAGGATGGCGCTGCATCTGATCGCGCCGACCGAGGGCAATGTGTACTGGAATATGCCCCCGGAGGTCCGGGAGAGAATGCTCGAGCTGGAGCCCGGACCGGAGAGGAAAAGTCCGTCCAGGGAGCTGGAGGTCATCAACCGGGAGTACTCGCTGGGCCGGATGGGAGCTAAGAAGCTTCGCCTCATCAGGAAGGACATGCAGATGGTGTTCCAGGACCCCTACGGCTCCCTGGACCCCCGCATGCTGGTGAAGGACATCGTGGGCGAGCCCCTGGTGGTTCACAAGGCGGCCAAGGGCACGGAGCTGCGCTCCAGGGTCCTGGATCTCCTGGGGACGGTGGGCCTGGGCCCGGAGCACCTATATCGCTACCCTCACGAGTTCTCGGGAGGGCAGAGGCAGAGGGTCGGCATCGCCAGAGCGCTGGCCCTCGACCCGGAGTTCCTGGTGCTGGACGAGCCGACCTCGGCCCTGGACGTCTCGGTGCAGGCGCAGACGCTGAACCTTCTGAACGATCTCCAGGACCGCCTGGGCCTGAGCTACCTGTTCATATCCCACGATCTGTCGGTGGTCCGCTACATGTGCGACCGCGTGAACGTCATGTACCTCGGCAAGATCGTGGAGTCGGCGCCGAAGGAGGAGCTGTTCGCTCATCCCCGCCATCCGTACACCGGGGCGCTGCTCTCCTCCATCCCCGACCCGGAAAGGCCGCGGGCCCACGCGCCCCTGCCCGGGGAGGTCCCCTCGCCCGCCGATCTCCCGGTGGGCTGCCGCTTCCGCACCCGGTGCCCCTGCCGCCAGCCGATATGCGAGAGGGAGGAGCCGGGGCTTTGCGAATGCAAGCCCGGGCACTGGGTGGCCTGCCACTTCTGGGATCGGGCGGACCCGCCGCTGACGGACGGCAGGGACCGAGGTTAA
- a CDS encoding DUF2769 domain-containing protein — protein METIVLKKERDTMDAFEKLLKALGEMGQEEKECIFSKMKSECTCPDCPSYNQCAGDKKELLYCFHGRSPECIQEELGCVCPDCPVAAENELVNLYYCTSGSEKEMRARK, from the coding sequence GTGGAGACCATAGTCCTGAAAAAAGAGCGGGACACTATGGACGCTTTCGAGAAGTTGCTCAAGGCCCTCGGCGAGATGGGGCAGGAGGAGAAGGAATGCATCTTCTCCAAGATGAAGTCTGAATGCACCTGCCCCGATTGTCCGTCGTACAACCAATGCGCAGGGGACAAGAAGGAGCTCCTCTACTGCTTCCACGGCAGGAGCCCCGAATGCATACAGGAAGAGCTGGGGTGCGTATGTCCCGACTGCCCGGTGGCCGCCGAGAACGAACTGGTGAACCTTTATTATTGCACATCCGGTTCCGAGAAGGAAATGCGCGCTCGCAAGTGA
- a CDS encoding ABC transporter ATP-binding protein, translating into MSGTVLEVRELRAGFDTPDGRLEALDGVSFEVRRGEVFGIVGESGCGKSVTASCILRLLPPSGSIGSGTVLFAVPEETMDLIRELRASGKDNGGLRMLVGEWDLLGRSEGYMRQIRGDHISMVFQDPASALNPVLTVGRQISEVVLAHRGKELAEAVLAKADSGEGKRHRLVRPFIARMKEDPDSLMLRAARRIPVLRRYRRPVEEEAWSRAEEMLRLMQVPDPPRMMNSYPFELSGGMQQRATIAMALINRPRLLIADEPTTSLDVTIQAQILELMRRLQKEMGSSILLITHNLGVVAETCDRVGVMYAGSMVEIGPVDRVLKDPLHPYTRGLLDAVPRLDRSERLSTIQGSVPDPLDPPSGCRFHPRCPRAMDICRTERPAPVSIGPDRQVCCHLCAGVRE; encoded by the coding sequence ATGAGCGGGACGGTGCTGGAGGTCAGGGAGCTGAGGGCGGGGTTCGACACCCCCGACGGCAGGCTGGAGGCTCTCGACGGGGTGTCCTTCGAGGTCCGGAGGGGAGAGGTCTTCGGCATCGTCGGCGAGTCGGGGTGCGGGAAGAGCGTCACCGCCTCCTGCATCCTGCGCCTTCTTCCGCCCTCGGGCAGCATAGGCTCCGGCACGGTGCTGTTCGCCGTCCCCGAGGAGACCATGGACCTCATCAGGGAGCTTCGGGCGTCCGGCAAGGATAACGGCGGGCTCAGGATGCTGGTGGGAGAATGGGACCTCCTGGGGCGCTCGGAAGGGTACATGCGCCAGATACGCGGGGACCACATATCCATGGTGTTCCAGGACCCCGCCTCCGCACTGAACCCCGTGCTCACCGTCGGGAGGCAGATCTCCGAGGTGGTGCTCGCCCACCGCGGCAAGGAGCTTGCCGAGGCCGTGCTGGCGAAGGCCGATTCCGGAGAAGGGAAGAGGCACCGACTGGTACGCCCGTTCATCGCCCGCATGAAGGAAGATCCCGACAGCTTGATGCTCAGGGCGGCGCGTCGAATCCCCGTCCTCCGCAGGTACCGGCGACCGGTCGAGGAAGAGGCATGGTCCCGGGCCGAGGAGATGCTCCGCCTAATGCAAGTTCCCGACCCGCCCAGGATGATGAACTCGTACCCATTCGAGCTGTCGGGGGGAATGCAGCAGCGCGCTACCATCGCCATGGCCCTGATAAACCGGCCCAGGCTGCTCATCGCCGACGAGCCCACCACATCGCTGGACGTGACGATACAGGCCCAGATCCTGGAGCTGATGAGGCGCCTGCAGAAAGAGATGGGCAGCTCCATCCTGCTGATCACCCACAATCTGGGGGTGGTGGCGGAGACCTGCGACCGGGTGGGGGTGATGTACGCCGGGTCGATGGTGGAGATCGGCCCGGTGGACAGGGTGCTGAAGGACCCCCTGCATCCGTACACCCGGGGCCTCCTAGACGCCGTCCCGAGGCTGGACCGGAGCGAGAGGCTGAGCACCATCCAGGGGAGCGTGCCCGATCCCCTCGACCCCCCGTCCGGCTGCCGGTTCCATCCGCGCTGTCCCAGGGCGATGGACATCTGCAGGACGGAAAGGCCGGCCCCCGTCAGCATCGGCCCGGACCGCCAGGTGTGCTGCCACCTCTGCGCTGGGGTGAGGGAATGA
- a CDS encoding DUF6015 family protein — MSVVSMEELVLALKNTLGKKGMQENDIGRLAEYIMSFFGYTDAVIDNRLTSEDRDVFYMLEEEGLVTTTEEEVHLKKGKMWRIHYWILKKDQIFRLAAIPEEKRPEEDELASIYERMSQEVWSSRGSSQAE; from the coding sequence ATGTCGGTGGTGAGCATGGAGGAGCTAGTCCTAGCGTTGAAGAACACGCTGGGGAAGAAGGGGATGCAGGAGAACGACATTGGCCGCTTGGCCGAGTACATCATGAGCTTTTTCGGTTACACTGACGCGGTGATCGACAACCGCCTTACCTCCGAGGACCGGGACGTGTTCTACATGCTGGAGGAGGAGGGACTGGTGACGACCACCGAGGAGGAAGTGCACCTCAAGAAGGGCAAGATGTGGAGGATCCACTACTGGATCCTCAAGAAGGACCAGATCTTCCGCCTGGCCGCGATCCCGGAGGAGAAGAGGCCGGAGGAGGACGAGCTGGCATCCATCTACGAGCGGATGTCCCAGGAGGTCTGGAGCAGCAGGGGATCGAGCCAGGCCGAGTGA
- a CDS encoding site-2 protease family protein, which yields MDGLLIALFVIIGYVILVYALKGMGILEKYNMSNWGPFVMWRTKRGRALIDRLARPKRFWEAYAFVGKFIVIGVMISMLALLLWEATIVPTIPAESAPSPEMMLGIPGLNPIIPIWYGILGLVIAVLVHEFAHGILTRVGDMKVKAMGIVWMVIPMGAFVEPDEEALATTTKKKRTSVYTVGPSTNIILAFICAILFSTVMVASAVPAQDGPVVYQVEDGSPASMGGLVYGSQIISINGTAVASDGFETFDAPYPGNSVPVVYYLEGEQRETTVAAGVYISSLVSGLPAEQAGVRAGMILESLNGVTITNLATFREVLASIAPGTEVSITALTYDAGTGGYVRTLDSTITPISRSGSGTTDAYIGVYMSYMGASANSPQAIVDLMAHPFAGADSVSGFTRGILTYISLPFQGLQPLQSPMSDLFVPTGIFAWMSPDLFWIVANSLYWIFWINLMLGMTNALPAVPLDGGYLFRDWFDTIVSKVKKSASQEQRDTVVNSITWALAFLVLFLVLWQLVGPRIL from the coding sequence ATGGACGGCCTGCTTATAGCGCTCTTCGTCATCATTGGATATGTTATCCTGGTGTATGCCCTGAAAGGCATGGGCATCCTGGAAAAGTACAACATGAGCAACTGGGGCCCCTTCGTCATGTGGAGGACCAAGAGAGGCAGGGCCCTTATCGATAGGCTCGCCCGTCCCAAACGGTTCTGGGAAGCTTACGCTTTCGTTGGCAAGTTCATCGTAATCGGCGTGATGATCTCCATGCTCGCCCTCCTGCTGTGGGAGGCGACCATAGTGCCTACCATACCCGCGGAGAGCGCGCCCTCTCCCGAGATGATGCTGGGCATACCGGGCCTGAACCCTATCATCCCGATCTGGTACGGCATCCTGGGCCTGGTCATCGCCGTCCTGGTGCACGAGTTCGCGCACGGCATTCTCACGCGGGTGGGGGACATGAAGGTCAAGGCCATGGGCATCGTGTGGATGGTCATACCCATGGGCGCCTTCGTGGAGCCGGACGAGGAAGCGCTGGCTACTACCACTAAGAAGAAAAGGACCTCCGTGTACACGGTCGGTCCGTCCACTAACATAATCCTGGCGTTCATCTGCGCCATCCTGTTCTCCACCGTGATGGTGGCCTCCGCGGTACCGGCGCAGGACGGCCCGGTGGTGTACCAGGTGGAGGACGGCTCCCCTGCGTCCATGGGCGGCCTGGTGTACGGCTCGCAGATAATCTCGATCAACGGCACCGCCGTCGCCTCGGATGGTTTCGAGACCTTCGACGCGCCATATCCAGGGAATAGCGTTCCTGTGGTGTACTATTTAGAGGGCGAACAACGAGAGACCACGGTCGCGGCGGGAGTATACATCAGTAGTTTGGTCTCCGGTCTCCCCGCGGAACAGGCCGGGGTCCGCGCGGGCATGATACTGGAATCTCTGAACGGGGTCACCATAACCAACCTCGCCACCTTCCGGGAGGTTCTGGCGAGCATCGCGCCCGGCACGGAAGTGAGCATCACCGCCCTGACCTACGACGCCGGCACCGGCGGCTACGTCAGGACCCTGGACAGCACCATCACTCCCATCAGCAGAAGCGGGTCCGGAACGACCGATGCCTACATCGGGGTGTACATGTCCTATATGGGCGCGAGCGCCAACTCTCCCCAGGCGATAGTGGACCTGATGGCCCATCCCTTCGCCGGGGCGGACTCGGTCAGCGGCTTCACCAGGGGCATCTTGACCTACATCTCCCTGCCCTTCCAGGGCCTGCAGCCCCTCCAGTCCCCCATGTCCGACCTGTTCGTGCCCACTGGCATATTCGCCTGGATGTCCCCGGACCTGTTCTGGATAGTGGCCAACTCCCTGTACTGGATCTTCTGGATAAACCTGATGCTGGGCATGACCAACGCTCTGCCGGCCGTGCCGCTGGACGGGGGCTACCTGTTCCGGGACTGGTTCGACACCATCGTCAGCAAGGTCAAGAAGAGCGCGAGCCAGGAGCAGAGAGACACCGTGGTGAACTCCATCACCTGGGCGCTGGCCTTCCTGGTGCTGTTCCTGGTACTGTGGCAGCTGGTGGGCCCGCGGATCCTGTGA
- a CDS encoding methanogenesis marker 2 protein: MNVQSLVADLKKYPGITRKKTISDVIGFFPSISHPEVLAAYGEDAAVIAHNDDVLLLAADGIMESLMKSNPYYAGYFAVLVNVNDIAAMGGTPLAMVDIISMKDEKVCGQVMKGMEAAVKKFGVPIVGGHTHPDCAYNAIDVAILGTARRSGVIYSHTAEAGDDIIMAMDLDGFFPLTLPYAWDTTTRKDAAICRQQVCLMSEIGGRGLVHAGKDISNPGCVGTLGMLLETSGKGGIVDIGRIPRPPKEDLAQWLKAYQGCGFVLACDSSRSKDVIDLYSTVGVTAAVVGKVDATKKLVLRQDGEEAVLFDFASEKITGCDPNMVPECAKRTGKC, encoded by the coding sequence ATGAACGTTCAGTCCCTGGTGGCTGACCTCAAGAAATATCCGGGGATAACCAGGAAGAAGACAATCTCAGATGTCATAGGGTTCTTCCCCTCGATCTCTCATCCCGAGGTCCTGGCCGCTTACGGCGAGGATGCCGCGGTCATAGCGCACAACGACGATGTTCTCCTGCTCGCGGCCGACGGCATAATGGAATCGCTGATGAAGTCCAACCCCTACTACGCGGGGTACTTCGCCGTGCTCGTCAACGTCAACGACATCGCCGCCATGGGCGGGACGCCCCTGGCCATGGTAGACATCATATCCATGAAGGACGAGAAGGTGTGCGGGCAGGTCATGAAGGGCATGGAAGCGGCGGTCAAGAAGTTTGGCGTTCCGATCGTGGGCGGACACACCCACCCGGACTGCGCCTACAACGCCATCGACGTGGCCATACTCGGTACCGCCAGGAGGTCTGGGGTAATTTACTCCCATACTGCCGAGGCGGGGGACGACATCATCATGGCCATGGACCTGGACGGGTTCTTCCCCCTTACCCTGCCGTACGCTTGGGACACTACCACCAGGAAGGACGCGGCCATCTGCCGGCAGCAGGTGTGCCTGATGAGCGAGATCGGCGGCCGCGGGCTGGTGCACGCGGGCAAGGACATCAGCAACCCCGGGTGCGTCGGAACTCTCGGCATGCTGCTGGAGACCAGCGGCAAGGGCGGCATAGTGGACATCGGGAGGATCCCCCGCCCGCCCAAGGAGGACCTCGCCCAGTGGCTCAAGGCCTACCAGGGATGCGGGTTCGTCCTCGCCTGCGATTCCTCCAGGTCCAAGGATGTGATCGACCTCTACTCCACCGTAGGCGTGACCGCCGCGGTGGTGGGCAAGGTTGACGCTACCAAGAAGCTGGTGCTGCGCCAGGATGGGGAGGAGGCGGTCCTTTTCGACTTCGCCTCGGAAAAGATCACCGGCTGCGACCCCAATATGGTGCCGGAATGCGCCAAGAGAACAGGGAAGTGCTAG
- the nrdD gene encoding anaerobic ribonucleoside-triphosphate reductase → MKATDVVQRTGELYGDNKESTELSLFVRTSDEELKKWDRAKIFDALMRETTISEDAAAIVSREVEKMMTELEIDVITAPLIRELTNAKLVEYGLSKIRKQHTRLGVPLYDARQIIMMPNKENANVPHNPEATNLTLAENIKKEFALLEVFSQDLADAHMRGDIHLHDLGMVDRPYCSGQSIEYVKKFGLNLPNALSIAKPARHPEVLIEQIIKFSAALQGHFSGAIGWDAFNLFLAPYLENVDDKRMKQLAQILIYEFAQQAVARGGQSIFSDLNLYWECPKHFLDVEAIGPEGKFTGQTYKDYLPEAQRFLSSLMDVYLEGDAMGRPFFFPKPNVHMTDRFFQSEGHEEFLLKLAKVSSEKGNTYYVFDRGDTAKISECCRLTFKLDQSDLDDAKTPWKMRYSAMQNVTLNLPRVAYEAHQDDRRLFDLLTQRIEMVAQAHIQKREFITQLFSMGKSGPLSLLTMDIDGEPYYRIHKSSFLVGMVGLNEMVQYHTGEQLHESTAAMKFGLKVISYMKNEAERIGAEYGLKMPLEQTPAESTAYRFAKLDMKYFPLQSPTVIRGNKSNGEIYYTNSTYLNVGAQISAIERVKSEGRFHPLIDAGSLTHVWLGESKPPAESIAAFVKKTFEGTQNAQIAFSPEFTSCLSCGQTVRGLKESCPKCGSPDIEGITRVTGFFSKTRGWNKGKMGELKDRVRNNIG, encoded by the coding sequence ATGAAGGCGACAGATGTTGTACAGAGGACGGGAGAGCTGTATGGGGATAACAAGGAGTCGACCGAACTGTCACTGTTCGTCCGCACCTCTGATGAGGAGCTCAAGAAGTGGGACCGGGCCAAGATCTTTGACGCCTTGATGCGGGAGACCACCATCAGCGAGGATGCCGCGGCCATTGTGTCCCGCGAGGTGGAAAAGATGATGACGGAGCTGGAGATCGATGTCATCACCGCGCCCCTCATCAGGGAGCTCACCAACGCTAAGCTGGTAGAGTACGGGCTCTCCAAGATCCGCAAGCAGCATACCCGCCTAGGCGTGCCGCTGTACGACGCCCGGCAGATCATCATGATGCCCAACAAGGAGAACGCCAACGTTCCCCACAACCCCGAGGCCACCAACCTCACTCTGGCGGAGAACATCAAGAAGGAGTTCGCCCTCCTCGAGGTGTTCTCCCAGGACCTCGCCGACGCGCACATGCGCGGGGATATTCACCTTCATGACCTGGGCATGGTCGATAGACCGTACTGCAGCGGGCAGAGCATAGAATATGTCAAGAAGTTCGGCCTCAACCTTCCCAACGCGCTCAGCATCGCCAAGCCGGCCCGCCACCCCGAAGTGCTCATAGAGCAGATCATCAAGTTCTCGGCGGCCCTGCAGGGCCACTTCTCCGGAGCGATCGGCTGGGACGCCTTCAACCTGTTCCTTGCCCCATACCTGGAGAACGTGGACGACAAGAGGATGAAGCAGCTCGCTCAAATCCTCATCTATGAGTTCGCCCAGCAGGCCGTGGCCCGCGGCGGACAGTCCATCTTCTCGGACCTCAACCTGTACTGGGAGTGCCCCAAGCACTTCCTGGACGTGGAGGCCATCGGTCCTGAGGGCAAGTTCACCGGGCAGACCTACAAGGACTACCTACCAGAAGCACAGAGGTTCCTCAGCTCCCTCATGGACGTGTACCTCGAAGGCGACGCGATGGGAAGGCCGTTCTTCTTCCCCAAGCCGAACGTGCACATGACCGACCGGTTCTTCCAGAGCGAGGGGCACGAGGAGTTCCTGCTCAAGCTGGCGAAGGTCAGCAGCGAGAAGGGCAACACCTACTACGTGTTCGACCGCGGCGACACCGCCAAGATCAGCGAATGCTGCCGCCTCACCTTCAAGCTGGACCAGTCGGACCTGGATGACGCGAAGACGCCGTGGAAGATGAGGTACAGCGCCATGCAGAACGTGACCCTCAATCTGCCCAGGGTCGCCTACGAGGCCCACCAGGACGACCGCAGGCTGTTCGATCTCCTCACCCAGAGGATCGAGATGGTGGCCCAGGCGCACATCCAGAAGAGGGAGTTCATCACCCAGCTGTTCAGCATGGGCAAGAGCGGACCGCTCTCGCTCCTAACCATGGACATCGACGGGGAGCCCTACTACCGCATCCACAAGTCCTCCTTCCTGGTGGGCATGGTCGGCCTCAACGAGATGGTCCAGTACCACACCGGGGAGCAGCTGCACGAGTCCACCGCGGCCATGAAGTTCGGCCTCAAGGTCATCTCCTACATGAAGAACGAGGCCGAGCGCATCGGCGCGGAGTACGGGCTCAAGATGCCACTGGAGCAGACGCCGGCGGAATCAACTGCGTACCGCTTCGCCAAGCTGGACATGAAGTACTTCCCGCTCCAGTCTCCGACCGTCATCAGGGGCAACAAGTCCAATGGGGAGATCTACTACACCAACTCCACCTACCTCAACGTGGGGGCGCAGATCTCCGCCATCGAGAGGGTCAAGAGCGAGGGGCGGTTCCACCCGCTCATCGACGCCGGGTCGCTCACCCACGTGTGGCTTGGCGAGTCCAAACCCCCGGCGGAGAGCATTGCCGCGTTCGTGAAGAAGACCTTCGAGGGCACCCAGAACGCCCAGATCGCCTTCAGCCCGGAGTTCACCTCCTGCCTGAGCTGCGGCCAGACCGTCAGGGGCCTTAAGGAGTCGTGCCCCAAGTGCGGCTCTCCCGACATAGAGGGCATCACCCGCGTCACCGGCTTCTTCTCCAAGACCAGGGGCTGGAACAAGGGCAAGATGGGCGAGCTCAAGGACCGCGTCCGCAACAACATCGGATGA